DNA sequence from the Sediminibacillus dalangtanensis genome:
AGGAAACCTGGTAGGTACAGATTTAAAGATCGGAATCGTGGTTGGAAGGTTCAATGAGTTCATCACCAACAAATTATTAAGCGGTGCCCAGGATGCATTGAGGAGACACGGAGTGTCGGAAGACGATGTATCGGTTGCCTGGGTTCCTGGCGCGTTCGAAATACCGTTGGTTACGAAAAAAATGGCTGCTTCCAAAAAGTATGATGCGGTGATTGCCCTAGGGACGGTTATCAGGGGATCGACTCCACATTTTGATTATGTAAGCAGTGAAGTTTCAAAA
Encoded proteins:
- the ribH gene encoding 6,7-dimethyl-8-ribityllumazine synthase, producing the protein MTNVYEGNLVGTDLKIGIVVGRFNEFITNKLLSGAQDALRRHGVSEDDVSVAWVPGAFEIPLVTKKMAASKKYDAVIALGTVIRGSTPHFDYVSSEVSKGVANVSIQEDLPVIFGVLTTDTIEQAIERAGTKAGNKGAEAAVSAIEMANLLKNLA